Proteins from a genomic interval of Rattus norvegicus strain BN/NHsdMcwi chromosome 2, GRCr8, whole genome shotgun sequence:
- the Aknad1 gene encoding protein AKNAD1 isoform X2: protein MPRPDSGGPQISAHTIMDEADFSEDMTYKQQEDLPYDGDFSQMKICTSYNFTLTNDTFPISLAGEDPQEAEAVVPREAGQSTALPQTWDKMTIASNRPDNDKQCALAPPVPANREDTSKPHVSDTLLHHLSRQQFFRGQGAGSETLPEPLNAEGLGDSDALTNIISRYAKNYYPREQTPEVTGQPSPQNGASNSSKPCCSPGTEGENTSPLETPVTAAKSSHQEDPSLLTGTKGPGDKYKSFLRQTPQRQLAHKASLGNGFRYSQAQVHYQFPDVSKVAPEVKIPRNIVTNKPLTIANRGSCSLRLRNKSTVVQDNSGTLSGSNRVEKQPEQKRKFTEPLQQIQVQPATHTCQEPLTGLEPEKGCLDLTPTPRKDPFSNSYIFQKISQGKQMCQKLEEQTEQLKNKVQEFSKRIKQDSLCCLRDIRLMTKEHVGCLPEPWGSQGREVKGLPRGEATSKELSELTPKMF from the exons ATGCCAAGGCCAGACAGCGGAGGACCACAGATATCAGCCCATACCATCATGGACGAAGCTGACTTTTCGGAAGATATGACTTATAAACAGCAGGAGGACTTGCCTTATGATGGGGACTTCTCTCAGATGAAGATATGCACTTCTTACAACTTTACCTTAACAAATGACACCTTTCCTATCTCACTGGCAGGAGAAGaccctcaggaagcagaagcgGTTGTTCCCCGTGAGGCGGGCCAGAGCACAGCTCTGCCCCAGACTTGGGATAAGATGACTATTGCCAGCAACAGGCCTGATAACGATAAACAGTGCGCCTTGGCTCCTCCTGTTCCAGCCAATAGAGAAGATACCTCCAAGCCCCACGTCTCAGACACTTTACTCCATCATCTCTCCAGACAGCAATTCTTCAGGGGTCAAGGCGCTGGCTCTGAAACTCTCCCAGAGCCCTTGAATGCTGAGGGTCTTGGTGACTCAGATGCTCTTACAAATATCATTTCGCGTTATGCAAAAAATTATTACCCCAGAGAACAAACCCCAGAAGTCACTGGCCAGCCCAGTCCACAAAATGGTGCGTCAAATAGCAGCAAACCCTGTTGCTCCCCTGGCACAGAGGGAGAAAATACCTCTCCCTTAGAAACGCCAGTGACTGCTGCGAAGAGCAGCCATCAGGAAGATCCGAGCCTTCTAACCGGAACTAAAGGTCCAGGTGATAAATACAAAAGCTTCCTGAGGCAGACGCCCCAGAGACAGCTGGCTCACAAAGCTAGTTTAGGCAACGGGTTCAGATACAGCCAGGCTCAAGTGCACTACCAGTTTCCAGATGTTTCTAAGGTTGCTCCCGAAGTGAAGATCCCTCGGAACATTGTAACTAATAAACCACTCACAATAGCTAACCGAGGCAGCTGTTCTCTTAGGTTGAGAAATAAATCAACAGTTGTGCAAGATAATTCAGGAACCCTGTCTGGGTCAAATCGTGTTGAAAAACAACCAGAGCAAAAACGGAAATTTACTGAACCTTTGCAACAAATACAG GTGCAGCCTGCCACACACACCTGCCAAGAACCTCTCACAG GACTGGAACCTGAGAAAGGGTGCTTGGATTTGACACCGACACCTCGAAAAGATCCTTTCTCGAATTCTTACATATTTCAAAAGATCTCCCAAGGAAAACAGATgtgccagaaactggaagaacAGACTGAGCAACTGAAGAATAAG gTACAAGAATTTTCCAAAAGAATAAAACAGGACTCTCTCTGCTGTTTGCGAGACATAAGGCTG atGACCAAGGAACATGTTGGCTGTCTTCCAGAGCCCTGGGGCTCACAAGGACGTGAGGTGAAAGGGCTGCCAAGGGGAGAGGCCACCTCCAAGGAGCTCAGTGAGCTGACCCCAAAGAT